The Castellaniella sp. genome includes a window with the following:
- a CDS encoding cytochrome c, with amino-acid sequence MKYRFERRVGVWLASLACSALMGTAWADADPSSNQRSNMLDREPLTGDAVYQQYCQACHMSDAKGATGAGYFPALAGNPLLAAAGYPVYVILHGQGGMPWFNGMLKDEEIAAVVNYIRSHFGNQFPDPVSAADVAQMRGPVPVEQ; translated from the coding sequence ATGAAGTACCGCTTTGAACGACGCGTGGGCGTCTGGCTGGCATCGCTTGCCTGCAGTGCGTTGATGGGCACGGCCTGGGCCGATGCCGATCCCAGCAGCAATCAACGCAGCAACATGCTCGACCGCGAACCCCTTACCGGCGACGCCGTGTATCAGCAATATTGTCAGGCCTGTCACATGTCCGACGCCAAAGGGGCTACCGGCGCCGGCTATTTCCCGGCTTTGGCGGGCAACCCCTTACTGGCCGCTGCGGGCTATCCTGTTTACGTTATTTTGCATGGGCAGGGCGGCATGCCGTGGTTCAACGGGATGCTGAAAGACGAAGAAATCGCCGCCGTGGTCAATTACATTCGCAGCCATTTCGGCAACCAGTTTCCCGATCCGGTCAGCGCCGCCGATGTCGCGCAGATGCGCGGGCCGGTGCCTGTCGAGCAATAA